In a genomic window of Punica granatum isolate Tunisia-2019 chromosome 6, ASM765513v2, whole genome shotgun sequence:
- the LOC116211474 gene encoding phosphoinositide phospholipase C 2-like isoform X1 yields the protein MSTFRVCFCFRRRFKIREAEPPQDIIDLFNQYSENGTMGIDHLHRFLLEFQREKNATKENAEAIFHSLKHLNVFHRKGGLHLNAFFRYLLSDHNPPIPPSPQVHHDMNAPLAHYYLYTGHNSYLTGNQLSSDCSSEPIKKALAKGVRVIELDLWPNATGDKVEVCHGGTLTTPVGLMKCLHATKDYAFVISDYPVVITFEDHLTPALQAKVAKMVSKTFGEMLHLPESESLAEFPSPESLKKKIMISTKPPKEYLETQDSMEETTQQQEEAEEGEAEPNEDGVKAPEYKKLIAIHAGKPKGGVQSWLRTDLNKVRRLSLSEQELEAISRSHGTEIVRFTQKNLLRIYPKGARFDSSNYNPLLGWMHGAQMVALNMQGYGKYLWIMQGMFRANGGCGYIKKPDFLLNRSEIFNPGANLPVKKTLKVKLYMGDGWHLDFPHTHFDLYSPPDFFTKVGIVGVPADTTTKRSRAIEDDWVPVWNEEFHFSLTVPELAVLRIEVQEYDTSGKHDFGGQTCLPVSELREGIRAVSLFSRKGNRYKSVKLLMHFEFFDFDASM from the exons atgtcTACTTTCAGGGTATGCTTCTGTTTCCGGAGGAGGTTCAAGATCAGGGAGGCCGAACCACCTCAAGACATCATAGACCTGTTCAACCAATACTCGGAGAACGGCACCATGGGCATTGATCATCTCCACAGGTTCCTGTTAGAATTCCAAAGAGAGAAGAatgcaaccaaagagaatGCTGAAGCAATCTTTCACAGCCTTAAGCATCTCAATGTCTTCCACAGAAAGGGTGGCCTACATCTCAACGCTTTCTTCCGCTATCTTCTCAGTGACCACAATCCTCCCATCCCTCCATCCCCTCAG GTGCACCATGACATGAATGCTCCCCTGGCCCATTATTATCTGTACACAGGGCACAACTCCTACTTAACAGGGAATCAACTAAGTAGTGACTGCAGCAGTGAGCCCATTAAGAAGGCCCTAGCGAAAGGCGTGAGAGTAATTGAGTTGGATCTGTGGCCAAATGCCACAGGGGACAAAGTCGAAGTTTGTCATGGGGG GACGTTAACCACTCCAGTAGGTCTCATGAAATGTCTGCACGCCACCAAGGATTATGCTTTTGTTATATCAGACTACCCTGTTGTCATAACCTTTGAAGACCATCTGACTCCAGCTCTTCAAGCTAAAGTGGCAAAG ATGGTTTCAAAAACATTCGGGGAGATGCTGCACCTACCTGAATCGGAATCCTTGGCAGAATTCCCCTCGCCTGAATCgctgaagaaaaagataatgatCTCAACCAAACCACCAAAAGAATACCTTGAGACTCAGGACAGTATGGAAGAAACCACGCAG CAGCAGGAAGAAGCAGAAGAGGGAGAAGCAGAGCccaatgaagatggagtaaaAGCTCCtgaatataagaaattaattgCCATCCATGCAGGAAAGCCAAAAGGAGGAGTTCAAAGCTGGTTGAGAACTGATCTCAATAAGGTTAGACGTCTTAGTTTGAGCGAGCAAGAGCTAGAAGCCATATCGAGATCACATGGGACTGAAATTGTCAG aTTCACCCAGAAGAATCTGCTGAGGATATACCCTAAAGGGGCGCGTTTCGACTCATCTAACTACAATCCGTTGCTTGGTTGGATGCATGGAGCTCAGATGGTCGCATTAAACATGCAG GGCTATGGGAAGTACCTGTGGATCATGCAAGGCATGTTCAGAGCCAATGGCGGATGTGGATATATCAAAAAGCCTGATTTCTTATTGAACAGAAGCGAGATCTTCAATCCGGGAGCAAACCTTCCAGTGAAAAAGACCCTCAAG GTTAAATTGTACATGGGGGATGGATGGCATTTGGATTTCCCCCACACTCATTTTGATCTCTACTCCCCACCCGACTTCTTTACCAAG GTTGGGATTGTCGGAGTTCCAGCTGATACAACAACGAAGAGAAGCAGGGCCATTGAAGATGATTGGGTCCCTGTATGGAACGAGGAGTTCCACTTCTCACTCACTGTACCGGAGCTGGCGGTTCTCCGGATCGAGGTCCAAGAGTATGACACCTCCGGAAAGCACGACTTTGGAGGTCAAACATGCCTACCAGTGTCCGAGCTGAGAGAAGGGATACGAGCAGTTTCTTTATTTAGCCGTAAAGGGAACAGATACAAATCGGTCAAGCTGCTCATGCATTTCGAGTTCTTTGACTTTGATGCGTCTATGTGA
- the LOC116211475 gene encoding O-glucosyltransferase rumi homolog isoform X2, translating to MSMGLPSRTQSRRPSYLFTCAIPFSLFFLTILLLYKVDNFLSQTGTVAGHNLEPTPWHLFPPKTFTEQTRYARASKIIQCSYLTCPYAAPNSTPDRAQFPDPTETCPDFFSWIHRDLEPWALTGISLSDLEQARNFAAFRVLILDGKLYVDFYYACVQSRAMFTVWGLLQLLRRYPGLVPDVDLMFDCMDKPTINRTEHASRPLPLFRYCTTADHFDIPFPDWSFWGWPETNIHPWDKEFGDIKQGSRALSWRKKIPRAYWKGNPDVYSPIRTELLTCNHSRKWGAQIMRQDWVEEAKARYEQSKLSNQCKHRYKIYAEGYAWSVSLKYILSCGSLALIISPQYEDFFSRGLIPKKNYWPVSSTNVCSSVKFAVDWGNVNPSKDTRS from the exons ATGTCGATGGGGCTGCCCTCCAGAACCCAATCCCGGAGACCCTCCTATCTCTTCACCTGTGCCATCCcgttttccctcttcttcctcaCCATTTTGCTCCTCTACAAG GTGGACAACTTCTTGTCTCAGACGGGAACAGTGGCCGGTCACAACTTAGAGCCTACGCCATGGCACCTCTTCCCTCCCAAGACCTTCACCGAGCAGACCCGCTATGCTCGTGCTTCCAAGATCATCCAGTGCTCCTACCTCACCTGCCCCTATGCCGCTCCCAATTCTACCCCGGACCGAGCCCAGTTCCCCGACCCCACTGAGACATGCCCGGATTTCTTCAGTTGGATTCACCGCGATCTCGAACCATGGGCCCTCACCGGGATATCCTTGTCCGATCTCGAGCAAGCAAGGAACTTTGCAGCGTTCCGGGTGCTTATTTTGGACGGGAAGCTCTACGTTGATTTCTATTACGCCTGCGTGCAGAGTCGCGCAATGTTTACGGTGTGGGGACTGCTGCAGCTTCTCAGGAGGTACCCGGGCTTGGTGCCTGATGTTGATCTCATGTTTGACTGCATGGACAAGCCTACTATCAACCGAACTGAGCATGCCTCGAGGCCTTTGCCTTTGTTCCGCTATTGCACCACAGCGGATCATTTTGATATTCCTTTTCCAGACTGGTCTTTCTGGGGCTG GCCTGAGACAAACATACATCCCTGGGACAAGGAATTTGGCGACATCAAGCAAGGTTCACGTGCTCTGAGTTGGAGAAAGAAAATCCCTCGTGCTTACTGGAAAGGTAACCCCGATGTGTATTCTCCCATACGGACAGAGCTACTCACGTGCAATCACTCTAGGAAGTGGGGAGCGCAAATCATGCGACAG GATTGGGTGGAAGAAGCAAAAGCTAGATACGAACAGTCCAAACTATCAAACCAGTGTAAACATCG CTACAAGATTTATGCAGAAGGTTATGCTTGGTCTGTGAGCTTGAAGTATATCTTGTCCTGTGGTTCTCTAGCACTGATCATATCACCACAGTATGAGGATTTCTTCAGTCGTGGTCTCATTCCCAAGAAGAACTATTGGCCTGTCTCTTCTACTAACGTATGCTCTTCCGTAAAGTTTGCAGTTGACTGGGGAAATGTAAACCCATCCAAG GATACTCGAAGTTGA
- the LOC116211474 gene encoding phosphoinositide phospholipase C 2-like isoform X3 yields MSTFRVCFCFRRRFKIREAEPPQDIIDLFNQYSENGTMGIDHLHRFLLEFQREKNATKENAEAIFHSLKHLNVFHRKGGLHLNAFFRYLLSDHNPPIPPSPQVHHDMNAPLAHYYLYTGHNSYLTGNQLSSDCSSEPIKKALAKGVRVIELDLWPNATGDKVEVCHGGTLTTPVGLMKCLHATKDYAFVISDYPVVITFEDHLTPALQAKVAKMVSKTFGEMLHLPESESLAEFPSPESLKKKIMISTKPPKEYLETQDSMEETTQEEAEEGEAEPNEDGVKAPEYKKLIAIHAGKPKGGVQSWLRTDLNKVRRLSLSEQELEAISRSHGTEIVRFTQKNLLRIYPKGARFDSSNYNPLLGWMHGAQMVALNMQGYGKYLWIMQGMFRANGGCGYIKKPDFLLNRSEIFNPGANLPVKKTLKVKLYMGDGWHLDFPHTHFDLYSPPDFFTKVGIVGVPADTTTKRSRAIEDDWVPVWNEEFHFSLTVPELAVLRIEVQEYDTSGKHDFGGQTCLPVSELREGIRAVSLFSRKGNRYKSVKLLMHFEFFDFDASM; encoded by the exons atgtcTACTTTCAGGGTATGCTTCTGTTTCCGGAGGAGGTTCAAGATCAGGGAGGCCGAACCACCTCAAGACATCATAGACCTGTTCAACCAATACTCGGAGAACGGCACCATGGGCATTGATCATCTCCACAGGTTCCTGTTAGAATTCCAAAGAGAGAAGAatgcaaccaaagagaatGCTGAAGCAATCTTTCACAGCCTTAAGCATCTCAATGTCTTCCACAGAAAGGGTGGCCTACATCTCAACGCTTTCTTCCGCTATCTTCTCAGTGACCACAATCCTCCCATCCCTCCATCCCCTCAG GTGCACCATGACATGAATGCTCCCCTGGCCCATTATTATCTGTACACAGGGCACAACTCCTACTTAACAGGGAATCAACTAAGTAGTGACTGCAGCAGTGAGCCCATTAAGAAGGCCCTAGCGAAAGGCGTGAGAGTAATTGAGTTGGATCTGTGGCCAAATGCCACAGGGGACAAAGTCGAAGTTTGTCATGGGGG GACGTTAACCACTCCAGTAGGTCTCATGAAATGTCTGCACGCCACCAAGGATTATGCTTTTGTTATATCAGACTACCCTGTTGTCATAACCTTTGAAGACCATCTGACTCCAGCTCTTCAAGCTAAAGTGGCAAAG ATGGTTTCAAAAACATTCGGGGAGATGCTGCACCTACCTGAATCGGAATCCTTGGCAGAATTCCCCTCGCCTGAATCgctgaagaaaaagataatgatCTCAACCAAACCACCAAAAGAATACCTTGAGACTCAGGACAGTATGGAAGAAACCACGCAG GAAGAAGCAGAAGAGGGAGAAGCAGAGCccaatgaagatggagtaaaAGCTCCtgaatataagaaattaattgCCATCCATGCAGGAAAGCCAAAAGGAGGAGTTCAAAGCTGGTTGAGAACTGATCTCAATAAGGTTAGACGTCTTAGTTTGAGCGAGCAAGAGCTAGAAGCCATATCGAGATCACATGGGACTGAAATTGTCAG aTTCACCCAGAAGAATCTGCTGAGGATATACCCTAAAGGGGCGCGTTTCGACTCATCTAACTACAATCCGTTGCTTGGTTGGATGCATGGAGCTCAGATGGTCGCATTAAACATGCAG GGCTATGGGAAGTACCTGTGGATCATGCAAGGCATGTTCAGAGCCAATGGCGGATGTGGATATATCAAAAAGCCTGATTTCTTATTGAACAGAAGCGAGATCTTCAATCCGGGAGCAAACCTTCCAGTGAAAAAGACCCTCAAG GTTAAATTGTACATGGGGGATGGATGGCATTTGGATTTCCCCCACACTCATTTTGATCTCTACTCCCCACCCGACTTCTTTACCAAG GTTGGGATTGTCGGAGTTCCAGCTGATACAACAACGAAGAGAAGCAGGGCCATTGAAGATGATTGGGTCCCTGTATGGAACGAGGAGTTCCACTTCTCACTCACTGTACCGGAGCTGGCGGTTCTCCGGATCGAGGTCCAAGAGTATGACACCTCCGGAAAGCACGACTTTGGAGGTCAAACATGCCTACCAGTGTCCGAGCTGAGAGAAGGGATACGAGCAGTTTCTTTATTTAGCCGTAAAGGGAACAGATACAAATCGGTCAAGCTGCTCATGCATTTCGAGTTCTTTGACTTTGATGCGTCTATGTGA
- the LOC116211474 gene encoding phosphoinositide phospholipase C 2-like isoform X2 → MSTFRVCFCFRRRFKIREAEPPQDIIDLFNQYSENGTMGIDHLHRFLLEFQREKNATKENAEAIFHSLKHLNVFHRKGGLHLNAFFRYLLSDHNPPIPPSPQVHHDMNAPLAHYYLYTGHNSYLTGNQLSSDCSSEPIKKALAKGVRVIELDLWPNATGDKVEVCHGGTLTTPVGLMKCLHATKDYAFVISDYPVVITFEDHLTPALQAKVAKMVSKTFGEMLHLPESESLAEFPSPESLKKKIMISTKPPKEYLETQDSMEETTQQEEAEEGEAEPNEDGVKAPEYKKLIAIHAGKPKGGVQSWLRTDLNKVRRLSLSEQELEAISRSHGTEIVRFTQKNLLRIYPKGARFDSSNYNPLLGWMHGAQMVALNMQGYGKYLWIMQGMFRANGGCGYIKKPDFLLNRSEIFNPGANLPVKKTLKVKLYMGDGWHLDFPHTHFDLYSPPDFFTKVGIVGVPADTTTKRSRAIEDDWVPVWNEEFHFSLTVPELAVLRIEVQEYDTSGKHDFGGQTCLPVSELREGIRAVSLFSRKGNRYKSVKLLMHFEFFDFDASM, encoded by the exons atgtcTACTTTCAGGGTATGCTTCTGTTTCCGGAGGAGGTTCAAGATCAGGGAGGCCGAACCACCTCAAGACATCATAGACCTGTTCAACCAATACTCGGAGAACGGCACCATGGGCATTGATCATCTCCACAGGTTCCTGTTAGAATTCCAAAGAGAGAAGAatgcaaccaaagagaatGCTGAAGCAATCTTTCACAGCCTTAAGCATCTCAATGTCTTCCACAGAAAGGGTGGCCTACATCTCAACGCTTTCTTCCGCTATCTTCTCAGTGACCACAATCCTCCCATCCCTCCATCCCCTCAG GTGCACCATGACATGAATGCTCCCCTGGCCCATTATTATCTGTACACAGGGCACAACTCCTACTTAACAGGGAATCAACTAAGTAGTGACTGCAGCAGTGAGCCCATTAAGAAGGCCCTAGCGAAAGGCGTGAGAGTAATTGAGTTGGATCTGTGGCCAAATGCCACAGGGGACAAAGTCGAAGTTTGTCATGGGGG GACGTTAACCACTCCAGTAGGTCTCATGAAATGTCTGCACGCCACCAAGGATTATGCTTTTGTTATATCAGACTACCCTGTTGTCATAACCTTTGAAGACCATCTGACTCCAGCTCTTCAAGCTAAAGTGGCAAAG ATGGTTTCAAAAACATTCGGGGAGATGCTGCACCTACCTGAATCGGAATCCTTGGCAGAATTCCCCTCGCCTGAATCgctgaagaaaaagataatgatCTCAACCAAACCACCAAAAGAATACCTTGAGACTCAGGACAGTATGGAAGAAACCACGCAG CAGGAAGAAGCAGAAGAGGGAGAAGCAGAGCccaatgaagatggagtaaaAGCTCCtgaatataagaaattaattgCCATCCATGCAGGAAAGCCAAAAGGAGGAGTTCAAAGCTGGTTGAGAACTGATCTCAATAAGGTTAGACGTCTTAGTTTGAGCGAGCAAGAGCTAGAAGCCATATCGAGATCACATGGGACTGAAATTGTCAG aTTCACCCAGAAGAATCTGCTGAGGATATACCCTAAAGGGGCGCGTTTCGACTCATCTAACTACAATCCGTTGCTTGGTTGGATGCATGGAGCTCAGATGGTCGCATTAAACATGCAG GGCTATGGGAAGTACCTGTGGATCATGCAAGGCATGTTCAGAGCCAATGGCGGATGTGGATATATCAAAAAGCCTGATTTCTTATTGAACAGAAGCGAGATCTTCAATCCGGGAGCAAACCTTCCAGTGAAAAAGACCCTCAAG GTTAAATTGTACATGGGGGATGGATGGCATTTGGATTTCCCCCACACTCATTTTGATCTCTACTCCCCACCCGACTTCTTTACCAAG GTTGGGATTGTCGGAGTTCCAGCTGATACAACAACGAAGAGAAGCAGGGCCATTGAAGATGATTGGGTCCCTGTATGGAACGAGGAGTTCCACTTCTCACTCACTGTACCGGAGCTGGCGGTTCTCCGGATCGAGGTCCAAGAGTATGACACCTCCGGAAAGCACGACTTTGGAGGTCAAACATGCCTACCAGTGTCCGAGCTGAGAGAAGGGATACGAGCAGTTTCTTTATTTAGCCGTAAAGGGAACAGATACAAATCGGTCAAGCTGCTCATGCATTTCGAGTTCTTTGACTTTGATGCGTCTATGTGA
- the LOC116211475 gene encoding O-glucosyltransferase rumi isoform X1 has product MSMGLPSRTQSRRPSYLFTCAIPFSLFFLTILLLYKVDNFLSQTGTVAGHNLEPTPWHLFPPKTFTEQTRYARASKIIQCSYLTCPYAAPNSTPDRAQFPDPTETCPDFFSWIHRDLEPWALTGISLSDLEQARNFAAFRVLILDGKLYVDFYYACVQSRAMFTVWGLLQLLRRYPGLVPDVDLMFDCMDKPTINRTEHASRPLPLFRYCTTADHFDIPFPDWSFWGWPETNIHPWDKEFGDIKQGSRALSWRKKIPRAYWKGNPDVYSPIRTELLTCNHSRKWGAQIMRQDWVEEAKARYEQSKLSNQCKHRYKIYAEGYAWSVSLKYILSCGSLALIISPQYEDFFSRGLIPKKNYWPVSSTNVCSSVKFAVDWGNVNPSKAEAIGRGGQDFMESLSMDRVYDYMYHLIAGYSKLMDFKPISPASAREICLDSVLCFADAKQREFLEESTAFPPQRAPCKLEIK; this is encoded by the exons ATGTCGATGGGGCTGCCCTCCAGAACCCAATCCCGGAGACCCTCCTATCTCTTCACCTGTGCCATCCcgttttccctcttcttcctcaCCATTTTGCTCCTCTACAAG GTGGACAACTTCTTGTCTCAGACGGGAACAGTGGCCGGTCACAACTTAGAGCCTACGCCATGGCACCTCTTCCCTCCCAAGACCTTCACCGAGCAGACCCGCTATGCTCGTGCTTCCAAGATCATCCAGTGCTCCTACCTCACCTGCCCCTATGCCGCTCCCAATTCTACCCCGGACCGAGCCCAGTTCCCCGACCCCACTGAGACATGCCCGGATTTCTTCAGTTGGATTCACCGCGATCTCGAACCATGGGCCCTCACCGGGATATCCTTGTCCGATCTCGAGCAAGCAAGGAACTTTGCAGCGTTCCGGGTGCTTATTTTGGACGGGAAGCTCTACGTTGATTTCTATTACGCCTGCGTGCAGAGTCGCGCAATGTTTACGGTGTGGGGACTGCTGCAGCTTCTCAGGAGGTACCCGGGCTTGGTGCCTGATGTTGATCTCATGTTTGACTGCATGGACAAGCCTACTATCAACCGAACTGAGCATGCCTCGAGGCCTTTGCCTTTGTTCCGCTATTGCACCACAGCGGATCATTTTGATATTCCTTTTCCAGACTGGTCTTTCTGGGGCTG GCCTGAGACAAACATACATCCCTGGGACAAGGAATTTGGCGACATCAAGCAAGGTTCACGTGCTCTGAGTTGGAGAAAGAAAATCCCTCGTGCTTACTGGAAAGGTAACCCCGATGTGTATTCTCCCATACGGACAGAGCTACTCACGTGCAATCACTCTAGGAAGTGGGGAGCGCAAATCATGCGACAG GATTGGGTGGAAGAAGCAAAAGCTAGATACGAACAGTCCAAACTATCAAACCAGTGTAAACATCG CTACAAGATTTATGCAGAAGGTTATGCTTGGTCTGTGAGCTTGAAGTATATCTTGTCCTGTGGTTCTCTAGCACTGATCATATCACCACAGTATGAGGATTTCTTCAGTCGTGGTCTCATTCCCAAGAAGAACTATTGGCCTGTCTCTTCTACTAACGTATGCTCTTCCGTAAAGTTTGCAGTTGACTGGGGAAATGTAAACCCATCCAAG GCGGAAGCTATTGGAAGAGGCGGACAAGATTTTATGGAAAGTTTGAGCATGGATCGTGTTTACGATTACATGTACCATCTTATTGCAGGATACTCGAAGTTGATGGACTTTAAGCCTATCTCACCGGCATCTGCCAGGGAAATTTGTTTGGACTCTGTTCTCTGTTTTGCTGATGCAAAGCAGAGGGAATTCCTGGAAGAGTCAACTGCTTTCCCACCCCAACGCGCCCCATGCAAGCTTGAGATCAAATGA